The following are encoded in a window of Narcine bancroftii isolate sNarBan1 chromosome 2, sNarBan1.hap1, whole genome shotgun sequence genomic DNA:
- the dnaaf2 gene encoding protein kintoun translates to MASASKLEELELTREEVDRFSKALKEEKFRRMLSEYAEEISNPENKKKYEEEIIQLEKERGVDVKFVHPIPGHVLKTSIHGDKKCFINVCSNELINKPACKPGRDGDGALGQHWSLPYGLAPVREDVGKGGQKHLICDVVFHPDALYMADRNTKFRKMVDEISLDTIEKQLKAKLDWRNVKTLKVKYKGLPHATVIRKPLPGGHKEISHEDNPLRFPYPYDLPKSENSSQSYDKDESTTDRSNAAGKDADKKSQTNAFTQPKYSIVYRSVFDMQDYRYAREAAPTTRPKELVVTIDLPLLNSAENACLDVTKNFLSLESQKPAYKLELTLPYPVDENQGSAKFNRSKRQLVVTLPVVPSKQDFELEENHTSEYEPVSKDVEFEKSPLKPELNQFEGDSHEINEDHSAYINYEDSNWQQSQSYEHPELSDIPSSVAKDDGVATSISCNNFLKPNDLIVSPQAISEVDSDEQKKHPEEGPSNDKSFHGSLENQPSRTVDGQISEHPQISSSANTECCSEDSLKENELVCPDFHYHQNKSTVTFVLQVKNINEKSLKSVLCTSDYHIMFGTTDSDTLYSLIIQFPFENKLNTRESILNISKDNAAVVLIKSFESQGLWQSFSSGHRHNSLQNKLFVTSENADQFLRSSLNDSIPANEAEKCSAILTVSEVSEKRLVIFSKFQQKEDINSPVCDLNHNTACSTPSNIQQHREEICTTESTPEKETSLTNDGVEFDSCQREELVSLSGSCDNVVQLHSSSEGTVLIPHLGMDQLSQKMCMNPAEGSKFISEVEIESQSVIPPSDLDMPQAKSPISLNNESSVISDSTKRENGDNEVLDEDDLLADQMNDNGSEFVKQTAPFQILEEINPADGSIKVISDHSTHSAFTFQNTELYQLD, encoded by the exons ATGGCGTCGGCGTCCAAGCTGGAAGAGTTGGAATTGACTCGTGAAGAAGTGGATCGTTTCTCGAAAGCGCTGAAAGAGGAGAAGTTTCGAAGGATGCTGTCCGAATACGCAGAAGAGATCTCCAACCCTGAAAACAAGAAGAAGTACGAAGAGGAAATTATTCAgctggagaaggagagaggagtGGACGTCAAGTTCGTGCATCCCATCCCGGGCCACGTCCTGAAAACCAGCATCCACGGTGATAAGAAATGTTTCATCAACGTCTGCAGCAACGAGCTGATAAACAAGCCCGCCTGCAAACCGGGAAGGGACGGTGACGGGGCGCTGGGGCAGCACTGGTCTCTGCCTTACGGCCTCGCCCCTGTGAGGGAGGATGTGGGGAAAGGCGGCCAAAAACATCTGATTTGCGATGTGGTGTTTCATCCGGACGCTCTGTATATGGCTGATAGGAATACGAAGTTTCGAAAAATGGTGGATGAAATTTCATTGGACACAATAGAGAAACAACTAAAGGCAAAGCTGGATTGGAGAAACGTTAAAACTTTGAAAGTAAAATACAAGGGATTGCCCCATGCGACTGTTATCCGCAAACCACTTCCTGGTGGCCACAAGGAAATTTCACACGAAGATAATCCTTTAAGGTTTCCTTATCCTTACGATCTTCCAAAATCAGAAAATAGCTCACAAAGTTACGACAAGGATGAAAGCACAACTGATAGATCCAACGCTGCTGGGAAAGACGCGGATAAGAAGAGTCAAACGAACGCATTTACCCAACCCAAATACTCCATAGTTTACCGATCAGTTTTTGACATGCAGGATTATCGATATGCCCGTGAAGCTGCTCCCACTACCAGGCCGAAAGAACTGGTGGTTACGATTGACCTCCCGCTGCTTAACTCTGCTGAGAATGCTTGTTTGGATGTGACCAAGAATTTCTTGAGTTTAGAGTCACAGAAACCAGCTTACAAGCTTGAATTGACACTTCCCTATCCAGTAGATGAAAACCAAGGATCAGCCAAATTTAACAGATCGAAGCGACAGCTGGTGGTTACATTGCCTGTTGTTCCTTCAAAGCAAGACTTTGAACTAGAAGAGAATCACACTAGTGAGTATGAGCCAGTGAGCAAGGATGTGGAGTTTGAAAAATCACCATTGAAACCGGAATTAAATCAGTTTGAAGGAGATTCCCATGAGATCAATGAAGATCATTCTGCTTATATAAATTATGAAGATTCCAATTGGCAGCAATCTCAAAGTTATGAACACCCTGAACTGAGTGACATTCCATCATCTGTTGCAAAAGATGATGGAGTAGCTAcatcaatttcatgtaataattTTCTAAAACCAAATGATTTGATTGTTTCTCCTCAAGCTATTTCAGAGGTGGATTCTGATGAACAGAAGAAACACCCTGAGGAAGGTCCTTCTAATGATAAAAGTTTTCATGGGTCTTTAGAAAACCAACCTAGTAGAACTGTGGATGGACAAATAAGTGAACATCCACAAATAAGTTCATCAGCAAATACTGAATGTTGCTCAGAAGACTCTTTAAAGGAAAATGAACTTGTGTGTCCAGATTTCCATTACCATCAGAACAAAAGCACTGTTACATTTGTACTACAAGTGAAAAATATCAATGAAAAGAGTTTGAAATCTGTGCTTTGTACCTCTGATTATCACATCATGTTTGGGACCACAGACTCTGATACCTTGTATTCCTTGATTATTCAATTTCCTTTTGAAAATAAGCTGAACACCAGAGAAAGCATACTTAACATATCAAAAGATAATGCAGCAGTGGTTTTAATAAAGTCATTTGAGAGTCAAGGCTTATGGCAAAGCTTCAGTTCTGGGCATAGACACAACTCATTACAG aaCAAGTTGTTTGTAACTTCAGAAAATGCTGATCAATTCCTGAGAAGTTCCTTGAATGATTCAATCCCGGccaatgaggctgaaaaatgttCGGCAATTTTGACAGTGTCAGAAGTCAGTGAAAAGCGTCTTGTTATTTTCTCAAAG TTTCAGCAAAAAGAGGATATCAATTCTCCTGTGTGTGATCTGAATCACAATACAGCTTGCagtactccatcaaacattcagcaACACAGAGAAGAAATCTGCACTACTGAATCCACCCCAGAAAAGGAAACATCTTTGACAAATGATGGTGTGGAATTTGATTCTTGTCAAAGAGAGGAATTGGTTTCTCTATCAGGGAGTTGTGATAATGTGGTACAGTTACACAGTTCATCAGAAGGAACAGTATTAATTCCACACCTTGGGATGGACCAGCTGTCTCAAAAAATGTGCATGAATCCCGCTGAAGGGAGTAAATTTAttagtgaggttgaaattgaaagtCAGTCAGTTATTCCACCCTCAGACCTTGATATGCCACAAGCAAAGAGTCCAATATCTCTGAATAATGAGTCCTCAGTCATTTCTGACTCTACAAAAAGGGAGAATGGTGATAATGAAGTTCTTGATGAAGATGACCTTCTAGCTGATCAAATGAATGACAATGGTTCAGAGTTTGTTAAACAAACAGCTCCATTCCAAATTCTGGAGGAAATTAATCCTGCTGATGGAAGTATTAAGGTTATTTCTGACCATTCAACACATTCTGCATTTACGTTTCAGAATACTGAACTTTATCAACTAGATTAA